In Desulfatibacillum aliphaticivorans DSM 15576, the genomic stretch CCCAACCTATGCGTGAGTATGTGCTCTATCTGGAACGCACCGTCCAACAGCTTCAACAATCCGTGGACCAACTCACCCAGCTTGTTCAGGAACAGGGCCAAATCATTCAACAGCAAAACAAACGCATTGAAAAATTGGAAGCCCAGCTCAACAAGAACTCCGGTAATTCCAGCAAACCGCCCTC encodes the following:
- a CDS encoding DUF6444 domain-containing protein; the protein is MKPKRPISDLDWQLTPQPMREYVLYLERTVQQLQQSVDQLTQLVQEQGQIIQQQNKRIEKLEAQLNKNSGNSSKPPS